The DNA sequence ATTGAGTTAAAGTTGGAGGAGCCATACTTATTGTATATTTTTTGTAGTAATTTGTATTGATTTTGTATTGGATACggaaaataagaaaaagatgCTTTTAACAGGACATTTGGATTATCTTATATAGACAAATGGTTGACAACATGTTTGTTAACAATTCGGGATCGTTATACCCAGATTggtaaatataataaagaGGGAGAGGGGGGGTACTATCACATTAATCAAGCATTCACACCAACTAGAAGCAGCAAAAGATAACGAATACACATCTGGGTATTAATAATTAGGAAAGTGTAAGATTTGCAATCTATAGATAAAGATGCATGCACGATTGcaacaaaatcattattcTTGCGCACTTGCGCCTTGATTAATTATACatttacaaaacaaaacaaaacaatacaCAACAGATACATAAAAGATAAGAAcaaaacacaaaaaaaaaaaaaaaacaagataCGTCTAGATCCCCTCACAAGCCTTTAAATCCTTCAAATACCTAAGTAGTCTGACAACTTCTTTGCCTAAATTGGTATCAATTGTAGGTGCCAAAAAGGTATCCAATGTTAAAATAGTATCAGGTATTATTCTAGGGAAGGCTAAACAATCTGTCAAACTCTCCATCAAGTCGGTGTGTCGCAGGTCTCCTATTTCCTTGGCCAAAACTGCATTGTTAACCAATGAATTAATAACAACTAATGCCTTGCACAATACCAGTGACAAAATCTTGTGCTCGGGCGATTCGCGTGGGAACTTTCCAGTTTCTGTTGCTAAAGCAACGACTATTCTGGCAAAATTACCCAACAATAACTCTCTGTTCTCCAACAACCAATAAAGAGACAATCTGTTATGATGTGTGttcaaatcatcaactGGAACCATATCTATTAACAATTTGGCCCCAAACAACATTTGTGAAATTGTCGGACTCCtcataaaaataaattttgaCAACTCAAATGTGTTTGCATCAAAAGGCAATATACTCATATACATCTGGAAAGCTTGACTCAAGAGTGATGCTGACTTATAGTCTTTATTATAAGCCTTGATTAATTTTCTTGTGTACTCTTGATCCTGTAAACTTACAGAGTACCCTGTCATACTGGCATTCAAGGTTCCATTTAAAACTGCCTGAATTAATGATCTATTATATGGCTCTCTGACCATTAACTTTGTAAATGCATCAAGACCAAAGGCAAAATACGAGTGGGTTTCAATATTGCATCGTGGGATCTTGTATTGATCCTCAATCTTAGGCCCAAAGGATGCAACTAAAACAAACGATAGGAATGCTTCCTCTAAGGTGTGCAAATGAGTATATAAAGAAATGTTGTCTAACATTAAAAGGCAATCCTTTAATAAACATAATCGTTTGCGACTAAAcacaaatttttcattgctTAGTGCAACGTTTTTgacaattgaaaacaataaatctTTAAAAAGACGATTTCCTGCCATGGGCTCTTTATTATACTCTGCAAAAGAAATGTTTCTCAAGATCATTGTTATGGttatcaattcatcaatcaacaatatttgatCGTCCACAGCACTTCGGGTTTGAAGTTTGCTGAAATGATGTTTGttttccaatttgaaattcttcaatGCTGTTAGATAATCATCTAAATGAAATTCGGAAATATCTAGCAGctcattcaatttttcaataggAGATTCAGCATCCCCACCCTCACATACTGAGAAAAGTTCCTCGATATCCTCATCCTCAGAAACAACTTCCCCAGTAAGGGAGTTGACAACATACAGTATATCCTCACCTTGTCCTTTAACATAACGATTGAAGATATCATCGATCCTACCATTGGCAGACAATTTTGTCACATCAGAGTTCACACAATCATCTTCTGTGTTAGCCCCAACAATTCTGTTCAAAACATCCTTCCCTAAAGAAGACAATGCGTCTAATAGCTCCATAATGtcttttatttgaaaagCATAATTGACGTCTGATGTTGCAACCAACAATGTGTTTAGCGCGTTCACTACTTCCGAGCTTTGTATTCCACTATTGCTTTTTATAGACATTGTTAACGCTTGGAGATTGATAACACCCAATTCTGGAGCAAAAAGATAAACTGGTTTGGTCACCTCGATTTCAGTGGACAATTGCGAAAGCTC is a window from the Candida dubliniensis CD36 chromosome 4, complete sequence genome containing:
- a CDS encoding subunit of the SWI/SNF chromatin remodeling complex, putative (Similar to S. cerevisiae SWI1 (ADR6)) — protein: MSDWLNENAFADSNSNDDFLNSIFDQNQGEQQAPQAPQVSQVSTSMTNPPVQSQSASSTSRIPQAHTPMYQQSPVIAHNIPQNSPQNMPSQMAQPQQQIPPPSQQATAQMLPQQQLKQQQQQQQQQQQKQEQLYRMKQQIYQQKMLKKQQENMSRQPSPMNSVGQTPQQNTPINQNAKAPQNNSKLQSMQMELFFSVLYEFLQRSGIAIPQSLAINGKRVNLFILYILSQRLGGYRVMKAFLLMSPEQQHMQQQNPWALMAEKMGFHDEGEDPMTKERIDRELCNCYSNFILPYEEYYATPEGNKDIEASKHRFQQQIVQKYSSNVPTPVPNQQSPMVSSAPTPHQQRKLSRTSNSVNNSPNVSSPFQNTPRQVPAPAPAPVQSSSMPPPTPVTATVKSQITKADAHILKNYTPFKKIVETHGPYNIKELSQLSTEIEVTKPVYLFAPELGVINLQALTMSIKSNSGIQSSEVVNALNTLLVATSDVNYAFQIKDIMELLDALSSLGKDVLNRIVGANTEDDCVNSDVTKLSANGRIDDIFNRYVKGQGEDISYVVNSLTGEVVSEDEDIEELFSVCEGGDAESPIEKLNESLDISEFHLDDYLTALKNFKLENKHHFSKLQTRSAVDDQILLIDELITITMILRNISFAEYNKEPMAGNRLFKDLLFSIVKNVALSNEKFVFSRKRLCLLKDCLLMLDNISLYTHLHTLEEAFLSFVLVASFGPKIEDQYKIPRCNIETHSYFAFGLDAFTKLMVREPYNRSLIQAVLNGTLNASMTGYSVSLQDQEYTRKLIKAYNKDYKSASLLSQAFQMYMSILPFDANTFELSKFIFMRSPTISQMLFGAKLLIDMVPVDDLNTHHNRLSLYWLLENRELLLGNFARIVVALATETGKFPRESPEHKILSSVLCKALVVINSLVNNAVLAKEIGDSRHTDLMESLTDCLAFPRIIPDTILTLDTFLAPTIDTNLGKEVVRLLRYLKDLKACEGI